Proteins co-encoded in one Rhodospirillaceae bacterium genomic window:
- a CDS encoding hydroxymethylbilane synthase — protein sequence MFRAPIRIGTRGSALARAQAAEVRKRLIAAHGTLAAPQAIEIRIIQTTGDRILDRPLAEVGGKGLFTKEIEEALLADEIDLAVHSMKDVPTWCPDGLAIVGCLPREDPRDAFLSCRYSTFEDLPQGATLATSSLRRQAQALSLRPDLRVVPIRGNVGTRLRKLEAGEADAMLLAVAGLKRLDLEDRVTAVLAPEVFLPAVAQGAIGIECRAEDGGLRERLDPIFDAGTGVRVAAERAALAVLDGSCQTPIAALAEFEDETTLFLRVMIALPDGSMRFDVERRGPIVDAEKMGRDAGQELRDRAGPEFFAKLG from the coding sequence ATGTTTAGGGCACCCATTCGTATCGGCACACGCGGCAGCGCGCTTGCGCGCGCCCAGGCGGCAGAAGTTCGCAAGCGTCTGATCGCGGCCCATGGCACGCTTGCCGCACCCCAGGCGATCGAAATTCGGATCATTCAAACGACCGGCGACAGGATTCTTGACCGTCCCCTTGCCGAAGTGGGCGGCAAAGGGCTTTTTACAAAAGAGATCGAAGAGGCCTTGCTGGCAGACGAAATTGATCTTGCCGTTCATTCGATGAAGGACGTTCCGACATGGTGCCCCGACGGGCTGGCCATTGTGGGTTGCTTGCCACGGGAAGACCCACGGGACGCCTTTCTTTCCTGCCGCTATTCGACCTTCGAAGATTTGCCGCAAGGCGCGACATTGGCGACCTCTTCGCTTCGTCGTCAGGCGCAAGCCTTAAGCCTTCGCCCCGACCTTCGGGTGGTTCCCATACGGGGCAATGTGGGCACCAGGCTCCGTAAATTGGAGGCAGGCGAGGCGGATGCCATGCTTCTTGCCGTGGCTGGGTTGAAGCGCCTTGATCTTGAAGACCGCGTGACGGCGGTGCTGGCACCCGAAGTGTTTTTGCCTGCCGTGGCCCAAGGGGCGATTGGCATTGAATGCCGGGCGGAAGATGGCGGGCTGCGCGAAAGGCTTGATCCAATTTTTGATGCCGGGACGGGTGTTCGCGTGGCGGCCGAACGCGCTGCCCTTGCCGTTCTCGATGGGTCCTGCCAAACGCCGATTGCGGCCTTGGCGGAATTTGAGGACGAAACGACGTTGTTTCTTCGCGTCATGATTGCCCTGCCCGATGGGTCGATGCGCTTTGATGTGGAACGCCGGGGGCCGATCGTAGATGCCGAGAAAATGGGCCGCGACGCAGGTCAGGAACTCCGCGACCGCGCCGGGCCGGAGTTTTTCGCCAAGCTTGGCTAG
- a CDS encoding (2Fe-2S)-binding protein, whose product MPPCEKPGPFLCHIDAIPDGEARGFPLPGESHPRAVLVVRQGSKIYGYRNRCPHQGTPLDWTPDRFFNLEKTHLQCATHGAQFQIEDGHCIAGPCLDKTLERVPLRVEGGKIHLDIPHKTPKP is encoded by the coding sequence ATGCCGCCTTGCGAAAAACCCGGTCCGTTTCTTTGCCATATTGATGCCATTCCAGACGGAGAAGCCCGGGGGTTTCCCCTACCAGGCGAATCTCACCCACGCGCGGTTCTCGTCGTCCGGCAGGGGTCTAAAATATACGGCTATCGGAACCGTTGCCCTCATCAGGGCACGCCTCTCGACTGGACACCGGACCGCTTCTTCAATCTTGAAAAAACGCATCTTCAATGCGCGACCCATGGCGCTCAATTCCAGATCGAGGACGGCCATTGCATCGCCGGCCCATGTCTGGACAAAACACTGGAACGCGTTCCGCTTCGCGTTGAAGGCGGAAAAATCCATCTTGATATTCCGCACAAAACCCCAAAACCGTAG
- a CDS encoding glycerol-3-phosphate acyltransferase, with amino-acid sequence MMRIGVVGAGAWGTALALAVRRAGSETVLYAHEPSTVAAIQNTHENPTFLPGIQIDADIQATGDLGVVAKADILLLAAPAQHLRTTCEALAPYAKPETPLIICAKGIEEKSGALMSDILAETLPDMPCAILSGPTFAAEVARGLPTAVTLACEDPKIGQKLQQAIGSPRFRPYFSKDVIGAQIGGAVKNVLAIACGIVEGRGFGDNARAALITRGLVEIACLGVALGAQAKTFMGLSGLGDLTLTCSSRQSRNLSLGVALGEGTPLKQILAGRKAVTEGVFTARAIPDLAARLGIDMPIAMAVRDVLHRGADIDQTIEDLLSRPPGEELPSDMDFA; translated from the coding sequence ATGATGCGAATTGGGGTCGTTGGAGCCGGTGCCTGGGGAACGGCGCTTGCGCTTGCCGTCCGGCGGGCAGGCAGCGAAACGGTGCTCTATGCCCACGAGCCTTCGACCGTTGCGGCCATCCAGAACACGCACGAAAATCCCACCTTCCTGCCAGGCATCCAGATTGATGCCGACATCCAGGCGACGGGCGACCTCGGCGTCGTCGCAAAAGCCGACATCCTTCTGCTGGCCGCCCCGGCGCAACATCTGCGCACGACCTGCGAAGCGCTTGCCCCTTACGCAAAGCCGGAAACGCCGCTCATCATCTGTGCAAAAGGGATTGAGGAAAAGAGTGGCGCCCTGATGAGTGACATTCTTGCCGAAACCCTGCCGGACATGCCGTGCGCCATCTTATCCGGGCCTACCTTCGCAGCAGAAGTCGCACGCGGCCTGCCAACGGCCGTAACGCTCGCCTGTGAAGACCCAAAGATCGGCCAGAAATTGCAACAAGCCATCGGCAGCCCCCGGTTTCGCCCCTATTTTTCAAAGGACGTTATCGGTGCCCAAATCGGCGGTGCCGTCAAAAATGTGCTGGCGATCGCCTGCGGCATTGTCGAGGGGCGTGGCTTCGGCGACAACGCTAGGGCCGCCTTAATCACACGAGGGCTTGTGGAAATTGCATGCCTTGGCGTCGCACTCGGTGCCCAAGCCAAGACGTTTATGGGGCTTTCCGGTTTAGGCGACCTTACCCTCACCTGTAGCAGCCGCCAGTCACGCAACCTTTCCCTTGGCGTTGCCCTGGGGGAAGGCACACCCCTCAAACAAATCCTGGCCGGACGGAAAGCCGTAACCGAGGGGGTCTTTACGGCGCGCGCCATTCCCGATCTGGCCGCCCGGCTTGGAATCGACATGCCGATCGCAATGGCGGTTCGCGACGTGCTTCACCGTGGCGCAGACATTGACCAAACCATCGAAGACCTTCTTTCCCGCCCCCCCGGGGAAGAATTGCCAAGCGACATGGATTTTGCGTAA
- a CDS encoding ubiquinol-cytochrome C reductase — MNYWLLKSEPGAWSWDDQVKVGVEPWDGVRNYQASNNLKAMRKGDRAFFYHSVKEKRIVGIVEIVKEYYPDPTDASGRFGMVDVKAIEPVKRPVLLAEIKQDPKLSHLALIRQSRLSVMPIDAAAWERICALANAPA; from the coding sequence ATGAACTACTGGCTGCTGAAATCAGAACCTGGAGCCTGGTCATGGGACGACCAGGTAAAAGTCGGCGTTGAGCCTTGGGATGGCGTTCGCAATTATCAGGCGAGCAACAACTTAAAGGCGATGCGAAAAGGCGACCGCGCCTTTTTCTATCACTCCGTAAAAGAAAAGCGGATTGTCGGCATTGTTGAGATCGTCAAAGAATATTACCCGGACCCAACGGATGCCTCCGGGCGTTTCGGCATGGTCGATGTCAAGGCCATCGAGCCCGTGAAACGTCCGGTTCTTCTGGCCGAAATCAAGCAAGATCCAAAACTTTCCCACCTTGCGCTTATTCGCCAGTCGCGCCTTTCCGTCATGCCCATCGATGCCGCCGCGTGGGAACGGATTTGTGCACTCGCCAACGCGCCTGCATGA
- the tsaD gene encoding tRNA (adenosine(37)-N6)-threonylcarbamoyltransferase complex transferase subunit TsaD produces the protein MRILGLESSCDETAAAIVNDKRQILAESLHSQIADHQPYGGIVPEIAARAHLDYMDSLVADVMAKAGLDFCNLDGIAATGGPGLVGGLLVGVMTAKAIAAVHDLPFLAINHLEGHALSLRLTEAVDFPYLLLLVSGGHSQFVIVEGVGRYVQLGTTIDDAVGEAFDKTAKLLGLPYPGGPQIEKAAKEGDAKRFALPRPMAGREGCDLSLSGLKTAVRRTVSRLGADAKKTETINDIAAAFQAAIGDVLADRTQNAIRLFQTRHPGGNAFVIAGGVAANAYLRTRLCETTAAMGVKLHVPPPQLCTDNGVMIAWAGIERLQLGWTDRFDFTPKPRWPLDPDAATRHGRQTRP, from the coding sequence ATGCGTATCCTTGGGTTAGAGAGCAGTTGCGACGAAACCGCCGCCGCAATCGTCAACGACAAACGCCAGATTCTGGCGGAGTCTCTCCACTCGCAAATCGCCGACCACCAGCCTTATGGCGGCATCGTCCCGGAAATTGCGGCGCGCGCCCATCTTGATTACATGGACAGCCTTGTCGCCGATGTGATGGCGAAAGCGGGTCTCGATTTTTGCAACCTTGACGGCATCGCCGCAACGGGCGGACCCGGCCTTGTCGGCGGGCTTCTCGTCGGCGTGATGACGGCAAAGGCCATCGCCGCCGTTCACGACCTTCCCTTTCTGGCCATCAACCACCTCGAAGGCCATGCGCTTTCCCTGCGTTTAACCGAGGCCGTCGATTTTCCATATCTTCTGCTTCTTGTTTCCGGCGGCCATTCGCAATTTGTCATCGTTGAAGGGGTTGGACGTTATGTCCAATTGGGCACAACCATCGACGATGCAGTGGGAGAAGCCTTCGACAAGACAGCAAAACTTCTGGGCCTTCCCTATCCAGGCGGTCCGCAAATTGAAAAGGCGGCGAAAGAAGGCGATGCAAAGCGCTTTGCCCTGCCCAGGCCGATGGCCGGTCGAGAGGGGTGCGATCTTTCCCTTTCCGGCCTGAAAACAGCGGTCCGCCGAACCGTGTCGCGGCTTGGCGCGGACGCAAAAAAGACGGAGACCATCAATGACATTGCCGCCGCCTTTCAGGCTGCCATCGGCGACGTGTTGGCGGATCGTACGCAAAATGCCATCCGCCTTTTCCAGACACGTCACCCGGGCGGAAACGCCTTCGTCATCGCCGGCGGCGTTGCCGCAAACGCCTATCTGCGGACCCGGCTTTGCGAAACGACCGCCGCGATGGGTGTGAAATTACACGTGCCGCCGCCGCAGCTTTGCACGGACAATGGCGTCATGATCGCATGGGCCGGCATTGAGCGGCTGCAATTGGGCTGGACGGATCGCTTTGACTTCACGCCGAAACCCCGTTGGCCGCTAGACCCGGACGCCGCCACCCGTCACGGCCGGCAGACCCGCCCATGA
- a CDS encoding uroporphyrinogen-III synthase: MQKTYVLLTRPRQDSESLAAHLQARGKACRIEPMLAIRQYGDVALALEQVQAFLLTSANGARALADTTAERHLPAYVVGDKTAAAACDLGFENVHSADGDIHALASLVIAAVDPKAGVLLHATGEAIAGDLAGVLVDYGFDVRRVALYQALPTEKISTATADALRNGEITDVLFFSPRTAAAFVRLVNDAGLTCECAQVSAICLSPAVAGAAEGLPWKTLRVAAHPDEAALLRELGLE, translated from the coding sequence ATGCAAAAAACATACGTGCTTTTGACGCGCCCCAGGCAGGATTCAGAATCGCTTGCGGCTCACCTTCAGGCGCGCGGCAAGGCATGCCGGATCGAGCCGATGCTTGCGATCCGCCAATATGGCGATGTGGCCCTTGCCCTTGAACAGGTGCAGGCGTTTCTTCTGACCAGTGCCAATGGCGCGCGCGCCTTGGCTGATACTACGGCGGAACGCCACCTTCCGGCCTATGTGGTTGGAGACAAGACGGCGGCGGCGGCGTGTGATTTGGGTTTTGAGAACGTCCATAGTGCCGATGGCGATATTCACGCTTTGGCAAGCCTCGTTATCGCAGCGGTGGACCCAAAGGCGGGCGTTCTGCTGCATGCGACGGGCGAAGCCATTGCCGGGGATTTGGCAGGGGTGCTAGTCGACTATGGCTTTGATGTGCGTCGGGTCGCGCTTTACCAAGCCCTGCCGACCGAAAAAATTTCCACCGCCACCGCTGATGCGCTGCGCAATGGCGAGATTACAGACGTTCTTTTTTTCTCTCCCCGGACGGCGGCGGCCTTTGTTAGGCTGGTGAATGACGCGGGGCTGACGTGCGAATGTGCGCAGGTTTCGGCCATTTGTCTCAGTCCTGCGGTGGCCGGGGCGGCTGAGGGCCTTCCCTGGAAAACGCTTCGCGTGGCGGCGCACCCAGATGAGGCGGCGCTGCTTCGTGAACTGGGCCTTGAATAG